A region of the Methanolacinia paynteri genome:
GTGCGCCATACGGGCACTGGGGCACACACATTCCGCATCCTGCACAGAGGTCCTCCATGCACTGGGCGAAGTAAGGTTCGAGCTGAACCTTGCCCTGGTGGATCGGGATCGAAGCTGCCGATGCAGCTCCCTCGGCCTGTGCTACTGTGTCCGGAATGTCCTTTGGACCCTGGCAGACACCTGCGAGGAATATACCTGCGGTCGTTGTTCCGCACGGGTTGAGCTTCGGGTGAGCCTCAAGATACCAGCCGTCCTGCGACTTCGAGATACCGAACATCTGGCGGACAGGTTCCGCGTCGGGCTTGGGCTGGATTGCAGCCGCGAGAACGA
Encoded here:
- a CDS encoding 4Fe-4S binding protein codes for the protein VLAAAIQPKPDAEPVRQMFGISKSQDGWYLEAHPKLNPCGTTTAGIFLAGVCQGPKDIPDTVAQAEGAASAASIPIHQGKVQLEPYFAQCMEDLCAGCGMCVPQCPYGA